The following coding sequences are from one Nonlabens arenilitoris window:
- a CDS encoding NAD-dependent epimerase/dehydratase family protein, translating into MILVTGGTGLVGGHLLYRFCESGIPTRAIYRDLKSIDKTRAIFNSYGANKATLVDEIEWVQGDILEIPSLEQAMEGITKVYHCAAIVDGAPFWQMKKVNVTGTSNIINTAQAHQIEKLCYVSSIATLGDPVGQRAINEEDFFNLDAKNSNYAISKYGGEMEVWRATQEGMNVIIVNPGVIIGEGNWESGSGKLFSQTYRKQPFYTDGSSGFVDVRDVTNAMIQLMNSDIVNERFIIVQSSIHYKEILSKISHSLKKKAPKIMVPKWILYLISATMKVGHWIGFNRGLERATVQSLTSHSKYDGLKIKNHINFSYTPIDESIQRVSDYYLKTVK; encoded by the coding sequence ATGATTTTAGTAACTGGCGGCACTGGACTAGTAGGTGGACATTTGTTATACCGCTTTTGCGAAAGCGGAATTCCAACAAGAGCAATATATCGAGATCTTAAGAGTATCGATAAAACACGTGCTATATTTAATTCTTATGGTGCTAACAAAGCTACCCTTGTAGATGAAATCGAATGGGTTCAAGGAGACATTCTTGAAATCCCTAGCCTTGAACAAGCCATGGAAGGCATCACAAAAGTTTATCACTGTGCTGCCATTGTAGATGGCGCTCCTTTCTGGCAAATGAAGAAAGTTAATGTAACAGGAACTTCTAATATTATCAATACCGCACAAGCTCATCAAATAGAGAAACTATGCTATGTAAGTAGCATAGCAACACTGGGCGACCCAGTAGGACAACGAGCTATAAATGAAGAAGACTTTTTTAATCTAGACGCAAAAAATAGCAACTATGCCATTTCAAAATACGGTGGCGAGATGGAAGTATGGCGTGCAACTCAAGAAGGGATGAATGTTATTATAGTTAATCCTGGTGTTATTATAGGTGAAGGAAACTGGGAAAGCGGATCTGGAAAATTATTCTCTCAAACCTATAGAAAACAACCCTTTTATACAGATGGTTCTAGCGGTTTTGTAGATGTAAGAGATGTCACAAACGCGATGATACAACTTATGAATTCTGATATAGTTAATGAACGTTTTATTATCGTTCAATCATCGATTCATTATAAAGAGATTTTAAGTAAAATAAGTCATAGTTTAAAAAAGAAAGCACCTAAGATCATGGTTCCTAAATGGATTTTATACCTCATATCTGCAACAATGAAGGTAGGCCACTGGATAGGTTTTAATAGAGGTCTAGAACGTGCTACTGTTCAATCTTTAACCTCTCATAGTAAGTATGATGGTTTAAAGATTAAAAACCACATTAACTTCAGCTACACACCGATTGATGAAAGCATCCAACGAGTAAGCGATTACTATTTAAAAACTGTAAAATAA
- a CDS encoding DUF4296 domain-containing protein codes for MKKLLVVSIILLIGACSGIKKSPKPDPFFNTEKMASIMTDVYLIEGSMTSNRKSFVDLGIVPDQYVYQKHGIDSISYKSNFNYYADRVEDFIEVLELVDKNLQVIKDSVTERQNRLNEKPTQLDSISKNKIDKVLESVK; via the coding sequence ATGAAAAAGTTATTAGTCGTTTCAATCATATTATTAATAGGAGCGTGTTCCGGCATTAAAAAATCGCCTAAACCAGATCCTTTTTTTAATACTGAAAAGATGGCTTCTATTATGACAGATGTTTACCTAATAGAAGGATCCATGACCTCTAATCGTAAATCATTTGTTGATCTGGGTATTGTACCAGATCAATATGTTTATCAAAAACATGGTATTGATAGTATCTCTTACAAAAGTAATTTTAATTATTATGCGGATAGAGTAGAGGACTTTATCGAAGTTCTGGAACTAGTTGATAAAAACTTACAAGTGATTAAAGACAGTGTAACCGAAAGGCAAAATAGATTAAATGAAAAGCCAACTCAATTGGACTCTATTTCAAAAAATAAGATTGATAAAGTTCTAGAGTCCGTAAAATAA
- a CDS encoding dihydroorotase — protein sequence MRKTLIKNAKIVTDGITRNGDLLIEGDVIKEISDSISAKDGNTIIIDAEGKYLLPGVIDDQVHFREPGLTHKGNIESESAAAVAGGITTYMEMPNTSPQTTTIKEWENKMATAAKDSYANYAFMFGGTNDNLDEILKVDITKVPALKLFLGSSTGNMLVDDKEVLKKIFSNVKLRIALHCEDEATIKANLQTAIETYGDDIPMEQHPVIRSEEACYLSSSGAVELAKETGGRIHVFHLSTGRETALFNNKKAIKDKQITSEVCIHHLWFSDEDYASKGSLIKWNPAVKTVKDREEIWEALLDDRIDVIATDHAPHTIDEKSNSYLNCPSGGPLVQHALPAMMQFVAKEKISIEKVVEKMCHNPALLFDIADRGFIREGYKADLVLVDPNNPWTVTKDNILAKCGWSPFEGVTFNSRITHTFVNGHLAYQNFKVNKVKNAQALTFQR from the coding sequence ATGAGAAAGACGTTAATTAAAAATGCCAAAATCGTTACTGATGGAATCACTAGAAATGGTGATCTTCTTATAGAAGGTGACGTTATTAAAGAGATTTCAGATAGCATAAGTGCTAAAGATGGTAATACAATTATCATTGATGCAGAAGGTAAATACTTATTACCAGGTGTTATAGATGATCAGGTGCACTTTAGAGAGCCAGGTCTAACTCATAAAGGTAATATTGAATCCGAAAGTGCAGCTGCTGTGGCTGGTGGTATTACTACTTACATGGAAATGCCTAATACTTCACCACAAACGACTACCATAAAAGAATGGGAGAATAAAATGGCTACAGCTGCCAAGGATAGTTATGCAAACTATGCTTTTATGTTTGGTGGTACAAACGATAACTTAGACGAGATACTCAAAGTAGATATTACTAAAGTACCTGCTTTAAAGTTGTTTTTAGGATCCTCCACCGGTAATATGCTAGTTGATGATAAAGAAGTGCTCAAAAAAATATTCTCTAATGTAAAATTGAGAATAGCACTACATTGTGAAGATGAAGCAACCATTAAAGCTAATCTACAAACAGCCATTGAAACTTATGGAGATGATATTCCTATGGAACAACATCCTGTTATTAGAAGTGAAGAGGCTTGTTACCTTAGTAGTTCAGGAGCTGTAGAACTGGCAAAAGAAACGGGTGGTAGAATTCATGTATTTCACCTTTCAACAGGCAGAGAAACAGCTTTATTCAATAACAAAAAGGCTATAAAGGATAAACAGATCACATCTGAAGTGTGTATACATCACTTATGGTTTAGTGATGAAGACTATGCCTCAAAAGGCTCTTTAATTAAATGGAATCCAGCTGTAAAGACCGTAAAGGACCGTGAAGAAATATGGGAAGCCTTATTAGATGATCGCATAGATGTCATCGCCACAGATCATGCACCGCATACAATTGATGAGAAGTCAAATTCTTATTTAAATTGTCCTAGCGGTGGACCGTTAGTGCAACATGCTTTACCTGCAATGATGCAATTTGTAGCAAAAGAAAAAATTTCTATAGAAAAAGTAGTCGAGAAAATGTGCCATAATCCAGCACTACTATTTGATATAGCAGATCGTGGTTTTATAAGAGAAGGTTATAAGGCAGATCTTGTGCTAGTGGACCCTAATAATCCATGGACTGTAACTAAAGATAATATATTAGCAAAATGTGGATGGTCACCCTTTGAAGGTGTTACTTTTAATAGCCGTATCACTCATACTTTTGTAAATGGTCACCTTGCTTACCAAAATTTTAAAGTTAATAAGGTGAAAAATGCTCAAGCACTTACTTTTCAACGATGA
- a CDS encoding polyprenol monophosphomannose synthase, with product MKKSIVIIPTYNEKENISLIMDSVFSLYQDVHVLIVDDNSPDGTALIVEDYQKRFSNRLFIEKRAGKQGLGTAYIHGFKWALMREYDYVFEMDADFSHNPADLHKLYSACELGADLAIGSRYVKGVNVVNWPMSRILLSYGASRYVRWITRMQIHDTTAGFVCYKASLLRRFNLNKIKFVGYAFQIEMKFKAWLLKAKIVEVPVIFTDRSRGNSKMSGGIISEAVFGVLKMKISSLLGKLDI from the coding sequence ATGAAGAAATCAATTGTTATAATTCCTACATATAACGAGAAAGAAAATATATCCTTAATAATGGATTCCGTTTTCTCTCTTTACCAAGATGTACATGTTTTAATTGTAGATGATAACTCGCCTGACGGGACAGCACTAATTGTAGAGGATTACCAAAAGCGTTTTTCTAATAGGCTTTTTATAGAGAAAAGAGCTGGAAAACAAGGTTTAGGAACTGCTTATATACATGGTTTTAAATGGGCTTTAATGAGGGAATATGATTATGTTTTTGAAATGGATGCTGATTTTTCACATAATCCTGCAGATCTTCACAAGCTATATTCAGCCTGCGAGCTAGGTGCAGATCTAGCGATAGGAAGTAGGTATGTAAAAGGTGTTAATGTTGTTAATTGGCCCATGTCACGTATTTTATTGTCTTATGGAGCGTCTAGATATGTGAGATGGATTACTAGAATGCAAATACACGATACTACAGCAGGGTTTGTTTGCTATAAAGCATCTTTATTAAGAAGATTTAATTTGAATAAGATTAAATTTGTAGGCTATGCATTTCAGATAGAAATGAAGTTCAAAGCATGGTTACTAAAGGCAAAAATTGTTGAGGTACCTGTGATTTTTACAGATCGCTCTAGAGGTAATTCTAAAATGAGTGGTGGTATTATAAGTGAAGCCGTTTTTGGGGTTTTAAAAATGAAGATAAGTAGTTTATTAGGGAAACTAGATATATGA
- a CDS encoding uroporphyrinogen-III synthase, producing the protein MKVKTILVSQPEPKMENSPYQTLVDRTKVKIDFRSFIHVEGVPSKEVREQKIDISKFTAIVLTSRNSVDHFFRVAEEMRYKIPDSLKYFCQSEAVAYYLQKYVVYRKRKIYVGKRTFKELVPLIKKHKNEKFLIPSSDKLQDEVPEQMDALGVVWTSGTFFRTVISDLSDLADVKYDILVFFSPSGIESLFKNFPDFTQDKTRIAVFGNTTMKAAEDMGLRIDIQAPTPESPSMTMAIENYIKEDK; encoded by the coding sequence ATGAAAGTGAAGACAATTTTAGTTTCCCAACCTGAACCTAAAATGGAAAATTCACCCTATCAGACTTTAGTAGACCGTACTAAGGTAAAGATAGATTTCCGTTCGTTTATACATGTAGAAGGTGTTCCTTCAAAAGAAGTACGCGAGCAAAAAATAGACATCAGTAAGTTCACGGCCATCGTTTTAACCAGTCGCAATAGTGTTGATCACTTTTTCAGAGTTGCTGAAGAAATGAGATATAAAATTCCAGACTCGTTAAAATATTTCTGTCAGAGTGAAGCTGTAGCCTATTATTTGCAAAAATATGTTGTGTACCGTAAACGTAAAATCTATGTAGGTAAACGCACGTTTAAAGAACTAGTACCACTCATAAAGAAACATAAAAATGAAAAATTCTTAATCCCAAGTTCTGATAAATTACAGGATGAAGTACCAGAGCAAATGGATGCTTTAGGTGTGGTTTGGACATCAGGAACTTTTTTCCGCACGGTAATTAGTGATCTTTCTGACCTTGCAGACGTGAAGTATGACATCTTAGTGTTTTTTAGCCCTAGTGGTATTGAATCTTTATTTAAAAACTTTCCTGATTTCACACAAGATAAGACTCGCATTGCTGTTTTTGGAAACACTACTATGAAAGCTGCTGAAGATATGGGACTGCGTATTGACATACAAGCTCCTACGCCTGAGTCTCCTTCAATGACTATGGCAATTGAAAACTATATTAAGGAAGATAAATAG
- the pckA gene encoding phosphoenolpyruvate carboxykinase (ATP): MGSNTLVTKTISLEEWGIKNSKINYQLPPAELQKISVASYDGKETANGTLAVNTGEFTGRSPMDRFIVRDEVTEDKVWWGNINIPFEADKFDTLLNKVTSYLDGKDIFVRDAYACAHQDYRLNIRVINEYPWSNMFAYNMFLRPENEELESFTPEWTVINAPGFMAVPDQDGTRQHNFAILNFSRKIALIGGTGYTGEIKKGIFSALNFILPVYKDTLPMHCSANVGKDGNTAIFFGLSGTGKTTLSTDPDRALIGDDEHGWTSNNDVFNFEGGCYAKVINLDAEGEPEIYNAIKPGAILENVILNADKTVDFKDTSITQNTRVSYPIFHIDNIKKPSVGDNPKNIFFLTADAFGVLPPISKLTPGQAAYHFISGYTAKVAGTEAGITEPVPSFSACFGAPFMPLHPTKYAEMLSAKMKETGVNVWLVNTGWTGGPYGVGSRMKLKYTRAMITAAMDGSLEAANKDNYHVHSVFGVAQPRTCPNVPTDVLSPRATWKNDEGYYATASKLTNAFRDNFKQFEEYASSEIMAGAPLKY, from the coding sequence ATGGGTTCAAATACCTTAGTTACGAAAACGATTTCGTTAGAAGAATGGGGAATTAAAAATTCCAAAATCAATTATCAACTACCACCAGCAGAGCTGCAAAAGATTAGTGTTGCTAGCTATGATGGTAAAGAAACCGCTAACGGCACTCTCGCAGTTAATACGGGCGAGTTTACCGGTAGGTCACCTATGGATCGCTTTATTGTAAGAGATGAAGTAACTGAAGACAAGGTGTGGTGGGGAAATATCAATATCCCTTTTGAGGCAGATAAATTCGACACTTTACTTAATAAAGTAACCTCATATCTTGACGGTAAGGATATTTTTGTAAGAGACGCATATGCTTGTGCACACCAAGACTATAGACTAAATATAAGAGTAATTAATGAGTATCCATGGTCTAACATGTTTGCTTATAATATGTTCTTAAGACCAGAAAATGAAGAGTTAGAAAGCTTCACTCCAGAATGGACTGTAATTAACGCACCTGGATTTATGGCGGTACCAGATCAAGATGGTACTAGACAACATAATTTTGCTATTCTTAATTTTTCTAGAAAGATTGCATTAATAGGAGGTACAGGTTACACTGGTGAAATCAAAAAAGGAATCTTCAGTGCTCTTAACTTTATTTTGCCTGTTTATAAAGATACCTTACCTATGCACTGTAGCGCAAATGTAGGAAAAGATGGGAATACTGCCATCTTTTTTGGTTTAAGTGGAACAGGTAAAACTACTCTTTCTACTGATCCAGATCGTGCATTAATAGGTGATGATGAGCATGGTTGGACTTCAAATAATGATGTATTCAATTTTGAAGGTGGTTGTTATGCAAAAGTAATTAACCTGGATGCAGAAGGTGAGCCTGAAATTTACAACGCTATCAAGCCTGGTGCAATTTTAGAAAATGTCATTTTAAATGCTGATAAAACAGTAGATTTTAAAGACACAAGCATCACTCAAAATACGAGAGTTAGTTACCCTATTTTTCATATAGATAATATTAAAAAACCTTCTGTAGGAGATAATCCTAAGAACATTTTCTTTTTAACGGCAGATGCTTTTGGTGTGTTGCCTCCTATATCAAAATTAACTCCTGGTCAAGCGGCATATCATTTCATTAGTGGTTATACTGCAAAAGTTGCTGGAACAGAAGCTGGTATTACAGAGCCAGTGCCTAGTTTCTCTGCTTGTTTTGGAGCGCCATTTATGCCTCTTCACCCAACTAAGTATGCTGAGATGTTGAGTGCAAAAATGAAAGAAACAGGTGTTAATGTATGGTTAGTAAATACAGGATGGACCGGTGGACCATATGGTGTAGGTTCGCGAATGAAGTTGAAATATACTCGAGCTATGATTACAGCAGCCATGGATGGTAGTTTAGAGGCTGCAAATAAAGATAATTACCACGTACACTCTGTTTTTGGAGTAGCACAACCTCGTACTTGTCCTAATGTGCCAACAGACGTTTTAAGTCCTAGAGCAACATGGAAAAATGATGAAGGGTATTATGCTACCGCTTCAAAGTTGACTAATGCATTTAGAGATAACTTTAAGCAATTTGAAGAATATGCTTCTTCAGAAATAATGGCAGGAGCTCCATTAAAATATTAA
- a CDS encoding DUF423 domain-containing protein, which produces MVKKLLIVGIIYAVTAVVLGALGAHALEKHLTIDQLKSFETGVRYQMYHALALILVASIPGITNKTKKMVFYFFSIGVILFSLSIYLLTTASLWSFNFSFLGPVTPIGGLLLICGWIVLLWKIISNNSVNR; this is translated from the coding sequence ATGGTTAAAAAGTTATTGATAGTAGGGATTATATATGCGGTTACTGCAGTTGTTTTAGGAGCTTTAGGAGCTCACGCATTAGAAAAACATCTAACGATTGACCAGTTGAAGAGTTTTGAAACAGGTGTGCGTTATCAAATGTATCACGCACTTGCTTTAATACTAGTGGCATCCATACCAGGAATCACCAATAAGACTAAAAAAATGGTATTTTACTTTTTTTCTATCGGTGTTATCTTATTCTCTTTAAGCATATATCTGTTAACAACTGCAAGTTTGTGGAGTTTCAATTTTTCGTTTCTCGGGCCTGTTACACCCATAGGTGGATTGCTTCTTATCTGCGGTTGGATTGTGCTTTTGTGGAAAATTATTTCAAATAATTCTGTTAATAGATAG
- a CDS encoding saccharopine dehydrogenase family protein produces the protein MRHILIIGAGKSTGVLVDYLLKKSEEENLKLLIADKNINHAKLLGQNHKNAEAVELDIFNETQRRFYIEKASIVISMLPARFHIEVARDCILYKKSMVTASYVSPEMQDLNESAIEKNIVFMNEIGVDPGIDHMSAMQVLDRIRSQGGKILLFESFTGGLVAPENDDNLWNYKFTWNPRNVVTAGQGGAAKFIQEGQYKYIPYHKLFRRTEFLDVEGYGRFEAYANRNSLKYRSVYGLDNILTLYRGTMRRVGFSKAWNMFVQLGMTDDTYIIEDSENMSYRDFVNSFLPYSPTDSAELKMRHVLKIDQDDIMWDKLVELDLFNATKMVELKRATPAQILQKILEDSWTLQAGEKDMIVMYHKFGYELDGEKRQIDSTMVCLGDGKMQTAMAKTVGLPVAMAALKILNGEITKPGVQIPITAPIYEPILKELEDYGIRFRESEIEYLGYNPLSL, from the coding sequence ATGCGTCATATACTGATTATAGGAGCTGGTAAATCAACAGGTGTGCTTGTAGATTACCTATTAAAAAAATCAGAAGAAGAAAACTTAAAACTCTTAATAGCCGATAAAAATATAAATCATGCAAAATTATTAGGACAAAATCATAAAAATGCCGAAGCCGTCGAATTAGACATTTTCAATGAAACACAACGCAGATTTTACATAGAAAAAGCCTCAATTGTTATCTCCATGTTACCTGCGAGATTCCATATAGAAGTAGCTAGAGATTGTATTCTTTACAAAAAATCAATGGTTACTGCGAGTTATGTAAGTCCTGAAATGCAAGATTTAAATGAAAGTGCCATAGAAAAAAATATTGTTTTTATGAACGAGATAGGTGTTGATCCTGGAATCGATCATATGAGTGCCATGCAAGTACTGGATAGAATACGGTCACAAGGTGGTAAAATTTTATTATTTGAATCTTTTACCGGTGGATTAGTTGCCCCTGAGAATGATGATAATTTATGGAATTATAAATTTACTTGGAATCCTCGCAATGTTGTAACTGCTGGGCAAGGTGGTGCTGCAAAGTTTATCCAAGAAGGACAATATAAATATATCCCTTACCACAAATTATTTAGAAGAACTGAATTTCTAGACGTAGAAGGATATGGTCGATTTGAAGCATATGCAAATAGAAATAGTTTAAAATACCGATCGGTATATGGTCTTGATAACATCCTTACTCTATACCGTGGAACTATGCGCCGTGTTGGGTTTAGCAAGGCATGGAATATGTTTGTTCAACTAGGGATGACTGATGATACTTACATTATTGAAGATTCAGAAAACATGAGTTATAGAGATTTTGTCAATAGCTTTTTACCATACTCACCAACAGACTCTGCAGAGCTTAAGATGCGTCATGTTCTCAAAATAGATCAGGACGACATCATGTGGGATAAATTAGTTGAACTAGACTTATTTAATGCTACTAAGATGGTAGAGTTAAAAAGAGCTACTCCTGCTCAAATCTTACAAAAGATATTAGAAGACTCGTGGACATTACAAGCTGGTGAAAAGGATATGATTGTGATGTATCACAAATTTGGCTATGAACTTGATGGAGAGAAAAGACAAATCGATAGTACGATGGTTTGTCTAGGTGATGGAAAAATGCAAACAGCAATGGCAAAAACGGTAGGCCTACCTGTGGCCATGGCAGCACTCAAGATTTTAAATGGTGAAATCACAAAGCCTGGCGTACAAATACCTATCACAGCGCCTATTTACGAACCTATTTTAAAAGAACTAGAAGATTATGGAATACGCTTTCGCGAAAGCGAAATAGAATATCTGGGATATAATCCATTAAGTTTATAG
- a CDS encoding zinc metallopeptidase — translation MMGYYIIGGAVFLLSMFVSNKLKSKFKEYSQIHLRNGMSGAEIAQKMLDDNGITDVKVISVKGQLTDHYNPSNKTVNLSEVVYSERNAAAAAVAAHEVGHAIQHATAYSWIGMRSKLVPVVSIASKYSQYVIMGGLALAAATALGNTVLLIGIIMYAAGTLFAFVTLPVEYDASNRALAWLENENMLTQQEHAGAKDALKWAARTYLVAAIGSLATLLYFISIFLRRR, via the coding sequence ATGATGGGATACTATATAATAGGTGGAGCAGTTTTTTTACTGAGTATGTTCGTAAGTAACAAACTTAAAAGTAAGTTTAAAGAATACTCTCAAATTCATTTAAGAAACGGTATGAGTGGTGCAGAAATTGCGCAAAAAATGCTAGATGATAATGGTATCACTGATGTTAAGGTGATATCAGTAAAAGGTCAACTAACAGATCATTATAATCCTTCTAATAAAACGGTTAACTTAAGTGAAGTGGTTTACTCTGAGCGTAACGCAGCGGCGGCAGCGGTTGCAGCGCATGAGGTAGGGCATGCTATTCAACATGCAACTGCATATAGCTGGATAGGAATGAGGTCTAAGTTGGTTCCTGTAGTAAGCATAGCTTCAAAATATTCACAATATGTAATTATGGGTGGACTTGCACTAGCAGCAGCAACCGCGTTAGGTAATACAGTTTTATTGATAGGGATTATCATGTATGCTGCTGGTACCTTATTTGCTTTTGTGACATTACCTGTGGAGTATGATGCTAGCAATAGAGCGCTAGCCTGGTTAGAGAACGAAAATATGTTAACTCAACAAGAGCATGCCGGCGCAAAAGATGCGCTTAAATGGGCTGCACGCACCTATCTAGTAGCGGCAATAGGCTCATTAGCAACCTTGTTGTATTTTATATCTATCTTTCTTAGAAGACGATAA
- a CDS encoding group III truncated hemoglobin: MTSTSLLNSREQISLLVNEFYKKVRENEHLGPIFNSVVNDWPVHLNHLTDFWETNLLRVKSYRGNPIEKHQEVDAAVDHSIEMEHFGIWLQLWFETIDTYFHGEIAQLAKNRARNMSTFIFLKIFEARKSSSDQKTSS, from the coding sequence ATGACCTCTACCTCGCTTCTTAACTCTAGAGAACAAATCTCTTTACTAGTTAATGAGTTTTATAAAAAGGTGCGTGAAAATGAGCATTTAGGCCCTATTTTTAATAGTGTTGTCAATGACTGGCCTGTGCACCTTAATCATTTGACTGATTTCTGGGAAACTAATTTATTGAGAGTAAAAAGCTATCGAGGTAATCCCATTGAAAAACATCAAGAGGTTGATGCTGCAGTTGATCATTCTATTGAGATGGAACACTTTGGAATATGGTTACAACTATGGTTTGAAACCATCGACACTTATTTTCATGGAGAAATTGCTCAACTTGCAAAAAACCGAGCTCGTAACATGTCTACATTCATATTTTTGAAAATTTTTGAGGCTAGAAAATCCTCTAGCGATCAAAAGACCAGTTCATAA
- a CDS encoding energy transducer TonB — translation MKTNLFKEGAATPSKKDRFDKKKVNVKVNPVINFQIGLIAALLLAFVVIELTTQTIEPERVVVSNTDIADPDWTNPIFRIVPNKPKPEVVVKPNKELPPVVVPDDTPDPDPIPEEKPIEPVDTPSDSTPVDDAPINSDPTPTAKPAPKIAITTTMDGVDSMPLYPGCESLDNNVERRKCFNDKMQRFVQRKFNKGLADQLNLDDGEIVKIDILFTINEQGLPVDVKVKAPHAILEKEAYRLIGKLPKITPGKIKGNAVSVYFHLPIRFQMNR, via the coding sequence ATGAAAACTAATTTATTTAAAGAAGGTGCTGCAACACCTTCTAAGAAAGATCGTTTTGACAAAAAGAAAGTCAACGTTAAAGTTAATCCTGTTATTAATTTTCAAATAGGCCTTATTGCTGCTTTATTGCTAGCTTTTGTGGTGATCGAACTCACGACTCAAACTATCGAACCTGAAAGAGTTGTAGTTTCTAATACAGATATCGCAGATCCAGATTGGACTAATCCTATCTTTAGAATTGTGCCTAACAAACCAAAGCCAGAGGTTGTAGTAAAACCCAATAAAGAATTGCCACCAGTAGTCGTACCAGATGATACACCTGATCCAGATCCGATTCCAGAAGAAAAACCTATAGAGCCTGTTGATACACCATCAGATAGTACGCCGGTTGATGATGCTCCTATTAATAGTGATCCAACACCAACAGCAAAGCCAGCTCCTAAAATTGCAATAACAACAACTATGGATGGTGTTGATTCCATGCCATTATATCCTGGCTGTGAATCGCTAGATAATAACGTAGAGCGTCGTAAGTGTTTTAATGATAAGATGCAACGATTTGTACAACGTAAATTTAATAAAGGCCTTGCAGATCAACTAAACCTAGATGATGGCGAAATAGTTAAGATCGACATATTGTTTACCATTAATGAGCAAGGTTTACCAGTAGATGTTAAAGTAAAAGCGCCACATGCAATTCTTGAAAAGGAAGCGTATCGACTCATAGGTAAATTACCTAAAATCACACCTGGTAAAATCAAGGGAAATGCCGTTAGTGTTTACTTTCATTTACCTATCAGGTTTCAAATGAATAGATAA
- a CDS encoding energy transducer TonB — translation MEIKKSESSDLRTNIKLYVLMGLAFMLLLSWQGLEYETKEVTEIEEYVEPEAFVEEEEVPITMMLNTPPPPPPPPPAPEVLQVVEDEVEIEEVIIENTETTEEEEIVEVEEVAEEVGVVEEIAEVPFAIIESVPVYPGCEKMKTNEDRKKCMNEKIKRFVDNKFDTGLANELGLEGRQKITVQFKIDSKGNVVGVQSRAPHPRLKQEAADVINSLPKMTPGMQRGKAVTVVYALPIIFQVQD, via the coding sequence ATGGAAATTAAGAAATCAGAATCATCAGATTTACGTACTAACATTAAATTGTACGTGTTAATGGGACTTGCCTTTATGCTTTTATTGTCATGGCAAGGTCTTGAATATGAAACTAAAGAAGTTACAGAAATCGAAGAGTATGTAGAGCCAGAAGCTTTTGTAGAAGAAGAAGAGGTGCCTATTACTATGATGTTAAACACACCACCGCCACCACCGCCACCGCCACCAGCACCTGAAGTTTTACAGGTAGTTGAGGACGAAGTAGAAATTGAAGAGGTGATTATTGAGAATACTGAAACAACTGAAGAAGAAGAAATCGTTGAGGTTGAAGAGGTAGCTGAAGAAGTTGGTGTTGTTGAAGAAATCGCTGAGGTTCCTTTCGCTATTATCGAATCAGTACCAGTTTATCCTGGATGTGAGAAGATGAAAACTAATGAGGACCGTAAAAAATGTATGAACGAGAAGATCAAAAGATTTGTAGATAATAAATTTGATACAGGTTTAGCAAATGAATTAGGTCTAGAAGGTCGTCAAAAAATTACCGTACAATTTAAAATTGATTCAAAAGGTAATGTAGTAGGAGTTCAATCTCGTGCGCCTCACCCTAGATTAAAACAAGAAGCTGCAGATGTAATTAACAGTCTTCCTAAAATGACTCCAGGAATGCAGCGTGGTAAAGCAGTAACAGTGGTTTATGCATTGCCTATCATTTTCCAAGTACAGGATTAA